The following proteins are encoded in a genomic region of Haloarcula marina:
- a CDS encoding sugar ABC transporter substrate-binding protein, which produces MAENTRRKFIKTTGAAITTVSLAGCGGGDGGGGGDGGSDGGSDGGSDGGSDGGTTGSSDGGSGNTLQKVGMSAYVRGGSWITAYIEAARFYAEDLGIELDVRPNQQSAQKQVQDIRDFTNSDHDAILVGVWSTGAAESAINAAMDAGTPVFATNADTSSSQIPLYVGFSNYDGGASSAEEMVTALEAQYPDKDNYRVLNVRGPQGNQSANQRSQGYLDVLAENDSIEVVQTLNGEYARDQAQSTVQEWINANGRVDGIYSGNLSMGLGVVQALRNLDMLVPKGEEGHICLTQMDGSPEVNPLVGDGTIDAAVDQPNYFYNPIAMQYMKEYVEAGNDPSVIPEVGSEVTADQLNIQPGQHKGVEMWSEPIWEPGVMREQNGHPWFRTNSVVITDENYDQPFLWGNVWG; this is translated from the coding sequence ATGGCAGAGAATACCAGACGGAAGTTCATCAAGACGACAGGTGCTGCGATAACGACGGTTTCGCTCGCCGGGTGTGGTGGTGGCGACGGCGGCGGCGGTGGCGACGGCGGCAGTGACGGCGGTAGCGACGGTGGCAGTGACGGCGGCAGTGACGGCGGTACGACGGGCAGTTCGGACGGCGGCAGCGGCAACACGCTCCAGAAGGTCGGGATGTCAGCGTACGTCCGCGGCGGGTCGTGGATTACGGCCTACATCGAGGCGGCGCGCTTCTACGCCGAGGACCTCGGCATCGAACTGGACGTGCGCCCGAACCAGCAGAGCGCACAGAAGCAGGTGCAGGACATCCGGGACTTCACCAACAGCGACCACGACGCCATCCTCGTCGGTGTCTGGTCGACGGGTGCCGCAGAGAGCGCCATCAACGCCGCGATGGACGCTGGCACGCCGGTATTCGCGACGAACGCCGACACGTCGAGTTCGCAGATTCCGCTGTACGTCGGGTTCAGCAACTACGACGGCGGCGCGAGTTCGGCAGAGGAGATGGTCACGGCGCTCGAAGCGCAGTACCCCGATAAGGACAACTACCGCGTGCTGAACGTCCGCGGCCCGCAAGGGAACCAGTCCGCGAACCAGCGCTCGCAGGGGTACCTCGACGTTCTGGCCGAGAACGACAGCATCGAAGTCGTCCAGACCCTCAACGGCGAGTACGCCCGCGACCAGGCCCAGTCGACAGTGCAGGAGTGGATCAACGCGAACGGTCGCGTCGACGGTATCTACTCCGGCAACCTCTCGATGGGTCTCGGCGTCGTGCAGGCGCTTCGGAACCTCGACATGCTCGTTCCGAAAGGCGAAGAGGGCCACATCTGTCTGACGCAGATGGACGGTAGCCCAGAAGTGAACCCGCTCGTCGGCGATGGCACCATCGACGCCGCCGTCGACCAGCCCAACTACTTCTACAACCCCATCGCGATGCAGTACATGAAGGAGTACGTCGAGGCTGGCAACGACCCGAGCGTCATCCCCGAAGTCGGGTCCGAGGTCACTGCCGACCAACTCAACATCCAGCCCGGCCAGCACAAGGGCGTCGAGATGTGGTCCGAACCCATCTGGGAACCCGGAGTCATGCGCGAACAGAACGGTCACCCGTGGTTCCGCACCAACAGCGTCGTCATCACGGACGAGAACTACGACCAGCCATTCCTCTGGGGCAACGTCTGGGGCTGA
- a CDS encoding transaldolase family protein → MKLYLDTGDTGAVREAMALGVIDGVTTNPSLVASTDDSYRTVIANLADLVDGPLFVQVLADDVEGMVEEAHGYQQWADDIVVKIPATREGFEALGRLRETGVRAGTTVLFSVEQAVLAAKNDATFVAPYVGRLDDAGSDGVGTVKRIQTIYDTYGFETEVLAASIRNTTQAVALYEAGVDAVTMSPSVLDDHIPHPGTDEGVAGFEADWGDRGSPLTE, encoded by the coding sequence ATGAAACTGTACCTCGATACCGGCGACACCGGCGCCGTCCGCGAAGCGATGGCGCTGGGCGTCATCGACGGTGTCACCACCAACCCGTCGCTCGTGGCGTCGACAGACGACTCGTATAGGACCGTCATCGCGAACCTCGCAGACCTCGTCGACGGCCCGTTGTTCGTCCAAGTCCTCGCCGACGACGTAGAGGGGATGGTCGAGGAAGCCCACGGCTATCAGCAGTGGGCCGACGACATCGTTGTGAAGATTCCCGCGACGCGCGAGGGGTTCGAGGCGCTGGGCAGACTCAGAGAGACCGGCGTCCGCGCGGGAACGACCGTCCTGTTCTCCGTCGAGCAGGCCGTTCTGGCGGCGAAGAACGACGCGACGTTCGTAGCACCCTACGTCGGCCGCCTCGACGACGCGGGTTCCGACGGCGTCGGGACAGTCAAACGCATCCAGACGATATACGACACCTACGGCTTCGAGACGGAGGTGCTGGCGGCGAGTATCCGCAACACCACGCAGGCCGTGGCGCTGTACGAGGCGGGCGTCGACGCGGTGACGATGTCCCCGTCCGTCCTCGACGACCACATCCCACACCCCGGCACCGACGAAGGCGTCGCCGGGTTCGAGGCCGACTGGGGCGACCGCGGCAGTCCGCTGACGGAGTGA
- a CDS encoding carbohydrate kinase family protein, which yields MSEHPTVLVAGDTLVDLVPERSGPPGDAGGYAPKFGGSGANVALAMDRIGAPPLFWTRLATDDFGAFLRSHFEESAIPDRFIVTDTGGRTTLAVVTHDQTGDRSFTFYRDRGADTRLETGTVPDEALDSLSWVHTTGVTMSVEPSRSATLELQSRAADRCTVSLDPNWRPEMWHSTHEFRAVVRGALESVDVVKATPEDLDAAGFETDDHEALARDVAAYGPHTVVLTRGDRGALCYGTDDSPVAGWARHAGYDVDVVDTTGAGDAFLAGFIASLTHGVTDPEEALALANAAGAVATTQAGAVSALTGFDRIRQFHDRIPWAE from the coding sequence ATGTCCGAACATCCCACGGTGCTGGTCGCAGGCGACACGCTGGTCGATTTGGTCCCCGAACGCTCCGGGCCGCCGGGCGACGCCGGTGGTTACGCCCCGAAGTTCGGCGGGTCGGGCGCGAACGTCGCCCTGGCGATGGACCGAATCGGCGCGCCGCCGCTGTTCTGGACGCGCCTAGCGACCGACGACTTCGGGGCGTTCCTGCGGTCGCACTTCGAGGAGTCGGCCATCCCCGACCGCTTCATCGTGACAGATACCGGCGGACGGACCACGCTCGCCGTCGTCACGCACGACCAGACCGGGGACCGCTCGTTCACGTTCTACCGTGACCGCGGGGCGGACACCCGCCTCGAAACCGGCACCGTACCGGACGAGGCGCTCGATTCGCTGTCGTGGGTCCACACGACGGGCGTGACGATGAGCGTCGAACCGAGTCGGTCCGCGACGCTGGAACTGCAGTCGCGCGCGGCCGACCGGTGTACGGTGTCGCTCGACCCCAACTGGCGGCCGGAGATGTGGCACAGCACCCACGAGTTCCGGGCGGTCGTTCGCGGCGCGCTAGAGAGCGTCGACGTCGTCAAGGCGACGCCGGAGGACCTCGACGCCGCCGGGTTCGAAACCGACGACCACGAGGCGCTCGCTCGCGACGTCGCCGCGTACGGGCCGCACACCGTCGTCCTGACCCGCGGCGACCGCGGTGCGCTGTGCTACGGCACGGACGATAGCCCCGTGGCGGGATGGGCACGACACGCCGGGTACGACGTGGACGTGGTCGACACGACGGGGGCGGGCGACGCCTTCCTCGCCGGATTCATCGCGTCGCTCACCCACGGCGTCACCGACCCCGAGGAGGCGCTGGCGCTCGCGAACGCCGCCGGGGCCGTCGCCACGACGCAGGCCGGGGCGGTGTCGGCGCTGACCGGGTTCGACCGAATTCGACAGTTCCACGACCGAATTCCGTGGGCCGAGTGA
- a CDS encoding IclR family transcriptional regulator gives MPSQNNTVAATKTSFRILEELKRADGAGVTDVASELGIAKSTVHNHLQTLSEEEYIICEDGTYRVGLRFLELGEYTRNRMDIYEKARPEVNALAEETGEMVNAAVEEHGEGVYITRAEGGQAVSVDTYAGKRVKLHCTALGKTILAQLPESRVDEIIAIHGLPERTENTITDPAELKTELDEVRERGYAYDREERLPGLRCVAAPVVADDGNLVAALSVSGPTTRIKGDLFHEEIPELLRSSANVIEINMAYS, from the coding sequence ATGCCCAGTCAGAACAACACCGTCGCCGCAACGAAAACGTCGTTCCGTATCCTCGAAGAACTCAAGCGGGCCGACGGGGCGGGCGTCACAGACGTAGCGAGCGAACTCGGCATCGCGAAAAGTACGGTCCACAACCACCTGCAGACGCTCTCAGAGGAGGAGTACATCATCTGCGAGGATGGGACCTACCGCGTGGGCCTGCGCTTTCTCGAACTCGGCGAGTACACGCGAAATCGGATGGATATCTACGAGAAAGCGCGCCCGGAGGTGAACGCACTCGCCGAGGAGACGGGCGAGATGGTGAACGCCGCCGTGGAGGAACACGGTGAAGGCGTCTATATCACCAGAGCGGAAGGCGGACAGGCGGTGAGCGTCGACACCTACGCGGGCAAACGCGTGAAACTCCACTGCACCGCGCTCGGAAAGACGATTCTCGCCCAACTGCCCGAGTCGCGCGTCGACGAGATAATCGCCATCCACGGCCTGCCCGAACGCACGGAGAACACGATTACCGACCCGGCCGAACTGAAGACAGAACTCGACGAGGTCAGAGAGCGCGGGTACGCCTACGACCGCGAGGAACGACTCCCCGGCCTCCGCTGTGTCGCCGCCCCCGTGGTCGCCGACGACGGGAACCTCGTCGCCGCTCTGAGCGTCTCGGGGCCGACGACGCGCATCAAGGGCGACCTGTTCCACGAGGAGATTCCGGAACTCCTGCGCTCGTCGGCCAACGTCATCGAAATCAACATGGCGTACTCGTAA
- a CDS encoding HpcH/HpaI aldolase family protein, with product MDPQSFRERLLDGETVVGTFQLLDSAMAAEMPGVAGMDFTILDQEHGPLTAETTAGMCAAAQRAGAAPIVRVRNNSEAEIQRALDIGAAGVEIPQIETVEDARAAVEHARFDPLGSRGLSQYVRAGGYTGADDYTDRENERRAVIGHIEGERGVENLDGILEVDGIDVLFLGPYDMSQSIGIPGRVRDDRVEALMTEVCDRATEAGKVVGTFADDPAMARQWLDAGVQYVAVGVDGALLTRAFEDIVDAVDAE from the coding sequence ATGGACCCACAGTCGTTTAGAGAGCGCTTACTCGACGGTGAGACGGTCGTCGGGACGTTCCAACTCCTCGACTCGGCGATGGCGGCGGAGATGCCAGGTGTCGCGGGGATGGACTTCACCATCCTCGACCAGGAGCACGGACCGCTGACAGCCGAAACCACCGCCGGGATGTGTGCGGCCGCCCAGCGGGCGGGGGCCGCGCCAATCGTCCGCGTTCGGAACAACTCCGAGGCGGAGATACAGCGTGCCCTCGACATCGGCGCGGCCGGAGTGGAGATTCCGCAAATCGAGACGGTCGAGGACGCGCGGGCCGCGGTGGAACACGCGCGGTTCGACCCTCTCGGTTCCCGCGGCCTCTCGCAGTACGTCCGAGCGGGCGGCTATACCGGGGCCGATGACTACACCGACCGGGAGAACGAGCGGCGGGCAGTCATCGGCCACATCGAAGGCGAGCGCGGTGTCGAGAATCTCGACGGCATCCTCGAGGTGGACGGCATCGACGTGCTGTTTCTCGGCCCCTACGACATGTCCCAGTCCATCGGCATCCCCGGGCGGGTGCGCGACGACCGGGTGGAGGCGCTGATGACGGAGGTCTGCGACCGGGCCACCGAGGCGGGAAAAGTCGTCGGGACGTTCGCCGACGACCCCGCGATGGCGCGCCAGTGGCTAGACGCCGGTGTGCAGTACGTCGCCGTCGGCGTCGACGGCGCGCTTCTGACACGGGCCTTCGAGGACATCGTCGACGCCGTCGACGCGGAGTGA
- the gfo6 gene encoding D-xylose 1-dehydrogenase Gfo6, translated as MELSDLTTAFDDRDWQTLTETDDPVRFAMVGVGWWTREQAMPAVAAGDLAETTVLVSGDSEKAASVAADSETVEHAITYEEFHDGVASDAYDAVYVVTPNAKHLPFVETAAELGKAVLCEKPMEATVSRAEQMVSACNEHDVTLMVAYRMHTEPAVRRAKDLIEAGYVGDPVFVHGNMTEPILELVPDPDQWRLDWDLSGGCAAMDIGIYSLNTARFLLDADPIGVQGSVASVAEEFDDVPDEHAAFKVDFPNHVFGLCTASQNAHMASHIRVTGTEGEVRVEPAFYPWDERKLHVSHGGSEMEIEFEQIDQMEEEFEYFAHCLLTETEPYGTGEHGLMDIKTIKGVYESAETGRVVELD; from the coding sequence ATGGAGCTATCGGACCTGACTACGGCGTTCGACGACCGAGACTGGCAGACGCTCACCGAGACGGACGACCCCGTCCGCTTCGCGATGGTCGGGGTCGGATGGTGGACGCGCGAGCAGGCGATGCCCGCCGTCGCCGCCGGTGACCTGGCCGAAACGACGGTGCTGGTCAGCGGTGACTCGGAGAAAGCGGCGTCCGTGGCCGCCGACTCCGAGACGGTCGAACACGCCATCACGTACGAGGAGTTCCACGACGGCGTCGCCAGCGACGCCTACGACGCCGTCTACGTCGTGACCCCGAACGCGAAACACCTCCCGTTCGTCGAGACGGCCGCGGAACTCGGCAAGGCCGTCCTCTGCGAGAAGCCGATGGAGGCGACCGTCTCACGGGCCGAGCAGATGGTGTCGGCCTGTAACGAACACGACGTGACCCTGATGGTCGCCTACCGGATGCACACGGAACCCGCGGTCCGGCGGGCGAAGGACCTCATAGAGGCGGGCTACGTCGGCGACCCCGTCTTCGTCCACGGCAACATGACAGAACCCATTCTCGAACTCGTACCCGACCCGGACCAGTGGCGACTCGACTGGGACCTCTCCGGTGGCTGTGCGGCTATGGACATCGGCATCTACTCGCTCAACACCGCCCGGTTCCTGCTGGATGCCGACCCCATCGGGGTTCAGGGGTCGGTCGCTTCGGTCGCCGAAGAGTTCGACGACGTGCCCGACGAACACGCCGCGTTCAAGGTGGACTTCCCGAACCACGTGTTCGGCCTCTGTACCGCGAGTCAGAACGCCCACATGGCGAGTCACATCCGGGTGACCGGAACCGAGGGCGAGGTACGGGTCGAACCCGCGTTCTACCCGTGGGACGAGCGGAAACTCCACGTCTCCCACGGCGGGAGCGAGATGGAAATCGAGTTCGAGCAAATCGACCAGATGGAAGAGGAGTTCGAGTACTTCGCGCACTGTCTGCTGACCGAGACGGAACCGTACGGAACCGGCGAACACGGGTTAATGGACATCAAGACCATCAAGGGCGTCTACGAATCGGCCGAGACGGGCCGGGTCGTCGAACTCGACTGA
- a CDS encoding MBL fold metallo-hydrolase, with the protein MTQDTIHATWGTWLADEIARTEPDGVAVWYLGCNGFVLKSQATTLFVDPYFGDGDPPTLVRMIPVPIDPAAVDTCDAVLVTHEHIDHMHPPSYGPLIEESGTLYAPEAAYEEPDYDGDLRVDTDRRERIAVGDEFSVGDFTVHVRGADDGDAIEPVSFVVDHDAGTFFHPGDSKPADAFAAIGREFDIDLGVLAFGTVGRIHHTDDGGTRPTKWYMTESEVVEAANALRVTRLLPSHYDMWKGVAADPKSLHEHAASYEYPRTLEVVRVGDRVDLGSPGVVGPSTHRES; encoded by the coding sequence ATGACACAGGACACGATTCACGCGACGTGGGGGACGTGGCTCGCGGACGAGATAGCGCGCACGGAACCGGACGGCGTCGCCGTGTGGTACCTCGGCTGTAACGGCTTCGTCCTCAAATCGCAGGCCACGACGCTGTTCGTCGACCCGTACTTCGGCGACGGCGACCCGCCGACGCTGGTGCGGATGATTCCCGTTCCAATCGACCCCGCCGCCGTCGATACCTGCGATGCGGTCCTCGTCACCCACGAACACATCGACCACATGCACCCGCCGTCGTACGGCCCACTCATCGAGGAATCGGGAACGCTGTACGCGCCCGAGGCTGCCTACGAGGAACCGGACTACGACGGTGACCTGCGGGTCGATACGGACCGACGGGAGCGCATCGCCGTCGGTGACGAGTTCTCGGTCGGGGATTTCACGGTCCACGTCCGCGGGGCCGACGACGGCGACGCCATCGAACCGGTGTCGTTCGTCGTCGACCACGACGCCGGGACATTCTTCCATCCCGGGGACAGCAAGCCCGCCGACGCCTTCGCGGCCATCGGTCGGGAGTTCGACATCGACCTCGGCGTTCTCGCGTTCGGTACGGTCGGCCGCATCCACCACACCGACGACGGCGGGACGCGGCCGACGAAGTGGTACATGACCGAGTCCGAGGTCGTCGAGGCGGCCAACGCCCTCCGAGTGACCCGACTGCTCCCCTCGCACTACGACATGTGGAAGGGCGTCGCGGCCGACCCGAAGTCACTCCACGAACACGCCGCCTCCTACGAGTATCCGCGAACCCTCGAAGTCGTCCGCGTCGGCGACCGGGTTGACCTCGGGTCGCCGGGCGTCGTCGGGCCGTCGACGCACCGGGAATCGTAG
- a CDS encoding substrate-binding domain-containing protein, producing MPRDIRRRTFIRSGAIAGTALLAGCGGGDGGDGGDGGADTETGTGTTGGDGGTTDTTSTTESSEPPSVGLSVPSLEFTFFARMQNAFNQAKSDGMIAQSSTFYDAGNSQSTQVSNVETAISNDIDFLLISAITAEGVINAIRQANEAGIPVIAIDRNVAEGETVTYVASDNVQLGQRSTELCLQFMQDAGSQDTYNVVQLEGTPGASVTNDRGEGFSNAVSENDGLTRLASQTGEFSTQNALNVMEDFLTQYGDQIDGVFCQNDLMALGAHQALRNANRSIPVTGIDGTEAWVQLFSDNQYYGTVAQLPEEMVTTAIESGIAYLNDESVEDTIVIEGLEVTQDNASDYLNQYF from the coding sequence ATGCCACGAGACATTCGCAGACGGACGTTTATTCGGAGCGGCGCGATTGCCGGAACAGCCCTGCTCGCTGGCTGTGGCGGCGGCGACGGCGGCGACGGTGGCGACGGCGGCGCCGATACGGAGACGGGGACTGGCACCACCGGCGGCGACGGCGGTACGACAGACACTACCTCGACAACGGAGTCGAGCGAACCGCCGTCCGTCGGTCTGTCCGTTCCATCGCTGGAGTTCACGTTCTTCGCGCGGATGCAGAACGCGTTCAATCAGGCCAAGAGCGACGGCATGATAGCCCAGAGTTCCACGTTCTACGACGCGGGCAACTCCCAGAGTACGCAGGTTTCGAACGTCGAGACGGCCATCTCGAACGACATCGACTTCCTGCTTATCTCGGCCATCACGGCCGAGGGGGTCATCAACGCTATCCGGCAGGCCAACGAGGCGGGTATCCCCGTCATCGCCATCGACCGCAACGTCGCCGAGGGCGAGACGGTCACCTACGTCGCCTCCGACAACGTCCAACTCGGCCAGCGCTCGACCGAGTTGTGTCTCCAGTTCATGCAGGACGCTGGCAGTCAGGACACCTACAACGTCGTCCAACTGGAAGGGACGCCCGGCGCGAGCGTCACCAACGACCGCGGAGAGGGGTTCAGCAACGCCGTGAGCGAGAACGACGGCCTCACTCGCCTCGCCAGTCAGACCGGCGAGTTCTCGACGCAGAACGCCCTGAACGTGATGGAGGACTTCCTCACGCAGTACGGCGACCAGATAGACGGCGTGTTCTGTCAGAACGACTTGATGGCCCTCGGCGCGCACCAGGCGCTCCGAAACGCCAACAGGTCCATCCCGGTGACGGGCATCGACGGCACCGAGGCGTGGGTGCAACTGTTCTCGGACAACCAGTACTACGGGACCGTCGCCCAACTCCCCGAGGAGATGGTGACGACGGCCATCGAGAGCGGGATTGCCTACCTCAACGACGAGAGCGTCGAAGACACCATCGTCATCGAAGGGCTCGAAGTCACGCAGGACAACGCCTCGGACTACCTGAACCAGTACTTCTGA
- a CDS encoding ABC transporter permease, with product MSSSVVKSGTIGERLTVAKISQYGPIIGLIGLYVAFSVLNDRFLTVQNQVNVLQQVSIIGIMAIGVTFPILCAEIDLSIAQVMEVCGLTIATLAVGARLFEGFGVPVVVAILAGLTLGALFGLISGYVTARFGVPSFMTTLAMLFLADGLGLIVSGNRPIIGLPSSLTAIGGSRIFGFPSIVIVFLSLLVISQLILSYTKFGLYIYAIGGDKQSAERMGINVMVVRMGTLVISGVFAAIAGLVTLGRLGSAVPTMGTGLLLPPIAAVILGGANLFGGSGNMVGTLIGVLILGILQNGLNLLGVGPSGQLVAQGIVLMLAVLANVVGQD from the coding sequence ATGTCGAGTTCGGTCGTCAAATCCGGCACGATAGGCGAACGACTGACGGTAGCCAAGATTAGCCAGTACGGACCGATTATCGGACTGATCGGTCTTTACGTGGCGTTCTCGGTGCTGAACGACCGGTTTCTCACCGTCCAGAATCAGGTGAACGTCCTCCAGCAGGTGTCGATTATCGGCATCATGGCTATCGGCGTCACCTTCCCCATTCTCTGTGCCGAAATCGACCTGAGCATCGCGCAGGTGATGGAGGTGTGTGGGCTGACTATCGCGACGCTCGCCGTCGGTGCGCGACTGTTCGAGGGGTTCGGTGTCCCGGTGGTCGTGGCAATCCTCGCCGGGCTGACTCTCGGCGCGCTGTTCGGCCTCATCTCCGGTTACGTCACCGCCCGGTTCGGCGTCCCCTCGTTCATGACGACGCTGGCGATGCTGTTCCTCGCCGACGGCCTCGGCCTCATCGTCTCCGGGAACCGCCCGATTATCGGCCTCCCGTCGTCGCTGACGGCCATCGGCGGGTCACGAATCTTCGGCTTTCCGAGCATCGTCATCGTCTTCCTGTCGCTGTTGGTCATCTCGCAGTTGATTCTCTCGTACACGAAGTTCGGCCTCTACATCTACGCTATCGGCGGCGACAAGCAGTCTGCCGAACGGATGGGCATCAACGTCATGGTCGTCCGGATGGGGACGCTCGTCATCTCCGGCGTGTTCGCCGCCATCGCGGGGTTGGTGACGCTCGGGCGCCTCGGAAGCGCCGTCCCGACGATGGGAACGGGCCTCCTCCTCCCGCCCATCGCCGCCGTCATCCTCGGTGGCGCGAACCTCTTCGGCGGGTCCGGTAACATGGTCGGGACGCTCATCGGCGTCCTCATACTCGGCATCCTCCAGAACGGTCTGAACCTCCTCGGCGTCGGCCCCTCGGGCCAACTGGTGGCACAGGGTATCGTCCTGATGCTGGCCGTCCTCGCCAACGTTGTCGGACAGGACTGA
- a CDS encoding ATP-binding cassette domain-containing protein, producing MAAGTETGADHIVEMEGITKKYGEVVALQDVTFNLRRNEVLALAGDNGAGKSTLIKCLAGAIHPDSGTIRVDGETVRIDNPRQAKDLGIETTFQDLAVAGNLTVTQNIFLGREEVNGYDSLLGVLNKKRMRKRAQELLDDLEIRVDVDEKVSNLSGGERQLVSISRTLLSDPKIVIMDEPTSALSVEGADRVLDLIDRMQNQGISIILISHNLDYIRRAADRIQILHQGQSAGILDGEQFDQDEIVKRMVGGMPEEEQSERAADA from the coding sequence ATGGCCGCGGGCACCGAAACCGGCGCAGACCACATCGTCGAGATGGAGGGAATCACGAAGAAGTACGGCGAAGTGGTCGCGTTACAGGACGTGACGTTCAATCTCCGGCGTAACGAGGTGCTGGCGCTGGCGGGCGACAACGGCGCGGGCAAGTCGACGCTCATCAAGTGCCTCGCCGGGGCGATTCACCCCGACTCGGGGACGATACGCGTCGACGGGGAGACGGTCCGGATAGACAACCCCCGGCAGGCGAAGGACCTCGGTATCGAGACGACGTTTCAGGACCTCGCCGTCGCGGGTAACCTCACCGTCACGCAGAACATCTTCCTCGGACGAGAGGAAGTCAACGGCTACGACTCCCTGTTGGGCGTCCTCAACAAGAAGCGGATGCGCAAACGGGCCCAGGAACTCTTGGACGACTTGGAGATTCGCGTGGACGTCGACGAGAAGGTGTCGAACCTCTCGGGCGGCGAGCGCCAACTCGTCAGCATCTCGCGAACCCTCCTCTCCGACCCGAAAATCGTCATCATGGACGAACCGACGAGTGCGCTCTCCGTCGAAGGGGCCGACCGCGTCCTCGACCTCATAGACCGGATGCAGAACCAGGGCATCTCCATCATCCTCATCTCGCACAACCTCGACTACATCCGGCGGGCCGCCGACCGCATCCAAATTCTCCATCAGGGCCAGAGCGCGGGCATTCTCGACGGCGAACAGTTCGACCAGGACGAAATCGTCAAGCGGATGGTCGGCGGGATGCCAGAGGAGGAGCAGAGCGAACGGGCGGCCGACGCCTGA
- a CDS encoding universal stress protein: protein MALERVLLAIPPADRAHLEPLVDAVVELTAGTAATVYLLYLFPDDDFEAVAAEMDVDPTTDLLSPDELAARHDSVQLPASRLTEAGIEHEVRGVAGGDPAEQVVKRVEELAADVVVVGGTRRSPTGKAMFGDTAQQVLLNAPCPVLYVKRE from the coding sequence ATGGCTCTCGAACGAGTGCTGTTGGCGATACCGCCGGCGGACCGCGCCCACCTCGAACCGCTCGTCGACGCCGTGGTGGAATTGACCGCGGGGACGGCGGCGACGGTGTACTTGCTCTACCTGTTTCCGGACGACGACTTCGAGGCCGTGGCGGCGGAGATGGACGTCGACCCGACGACCGACCTTCTCTCGCCCGACGAACTCGCCGCCCGGCACGACAGCGTGCAACTGCCCGCGTCCCGATTGACCGAAGCGGGCATCGAGCACGAAGTCCGGGGCGTCGCTGGCGGCGACCCGGCCGAACAGGTCGTCAAGCGAGTCGAGGAGTTAGCTGCCGACGTGGTGGTCGTCGGCGGAACGCGACGGTCACCGACGGGGAAGGCAATGTTCGGCGACACCGCCCAACAAGTCCTCCTGAACGCGCCGTGTCCGGTGCTGTACGTCAAACGGGAGTGA